CTCACCGGAGGTGCGAGCGTGAACAGCCTCGCTCACCTGGCCACGGCGCCCGGCAACGCCCCGCTGGCCGCCGAGGACCTCTCGATGTTCGGCACCGACCCCTGGTGGCTGGTCGTCGTCAAGGCGGTCTTCTGCTTCGCGTTCCTCATGGTGACCGTGCTCTTCGCGATCGTCTGGGAGCGCAAGGTCGTCGCCTGGATGCAGCTGCGCATCGGCCCCAACAGGAACGGCCCTTGGGGGCTGCTCCAGTCGCTCGCCGACGGCGTCAAGCTGATGCTGAAGGAAGACCTGATCGTCAAGCGCGCCGACCGGGTCGTCTACATCCTCGCGCCGATCGTCGCGGCCATCCCGGCGTTCATGGCGATCGCCGTGATCCCGTTCGGCCCGTCCGGCAACGAGGTGTCGATCTTCGGCCACCGCACGACGATGCAGCTCACCGACCTGCCGATCGCGATGCTCTACATCCTCGCGGTCGCCTCGGTCGGCATCTACGGCATCGTCCTCGCCGGCTGGTCCTCCGGCTCGACCTACCCGCTCCTCGGCGGGCTCCGGTCCTGCGCCCAGATGATCAGCTACGAGATCGCGATGGGCGCCGCGTTCGCCTCGGTCTTCCTCTACTCCGGGTCGATGTCGACCTCGAAGATCGTGGAGGCGCAACAGGACCGCTGGTTCGTCATCCTGCTGCCGGTCTCGTTCATCATCTACATCGTCACCATGGTCGGCGAGACGAACCGCGCCCCGTTCGACATGCCGGAGTCCGAGGGCGACCTCGTCGGCGGCTTCAACACCGAGTACTCCTCCATCAAGTTCGCGATGTTCATGCTCGCCGAGTACGTGAACATGGTGACGGTCTCCGCGGTCTCCGCGACCCTCTTCCTGGGCGGCTGGCGGGCCCCGTACCCGATCAGCACCTTCTGGGAGGGCGCGAACCACGGCTGGTGGCCGATGCTCTGGTTCGTCGTCAAGGTGCAGGTACTCCTCTTCTTCTTCATCTGGCTGCGCGGCTCGCTGCCCCGCGTCCGCTACGACCAGCTGATGAAGCTCGGCTGGAAGGTCCTCATCCCGGTCTCGGTGGTCT
The DNA window shown above is from Streptomyces sp. NBC_00247 and carries:
- the nuoH gene encoding NADH-quinone oxidoreductase subunit NuoH; the encoded protein is MNSLAHLATAPGNAPLAAEDLSMFGTDPWWLVVVKAVFCFAFLMVTVLFAIVWERKVVAWMQLRIGPNRNGPWGLLQSLADGVKLMLKEDLIVKRADRVVYILAPIVAAIPAFMAIAVIPFGPSGNEVSIFGHRTTMQLTDLPIAMLYILAVASVGIYGIVLAGWSSGSTYPLLGGLRSCAQMISYEIAMGAAFASVFLYSGSMSTSKIVEAQQDRWFVILLPVSFIIYIVTMVGETNRAPFDMPESEGDLVGGFNTEYSSIKFAMFMLAEYVNMVTVSAVSATLFLGGWRAPYPISTFWEGANHGWWPMLWFVVKVQVLLFFFIWLRGSLPRVRYDQLMKLGWKVLIPVSVVWLMLVATVRALNNEGYDFSRTVLYVAGAVIAVLLISFVADTVRDRKGREEEAKAGPPPEFDPMAGGFPVPPLPGQTLPPVPRRTPRRARELVVSGGPDTQSDENVSDGKEADRV